TCAGAGGAATATTGAACATGCATGTAAGTAAACACGCAACAACATTAATAACGAGCCTAGCTTTGTTGGTCTTAACTCTATTCTCCAGTGTTGCTAACGCAAGTTGTGACCCTCTACTTGAGTTTGAAACTAATAAGCTTCACTCACAAAAAAGTGTAAATTTCTGCGAGCAGTTTAATGACAAAGTACTGCTAGTGGTTAACACCGCCAGCCACTGCGGCTATACGCCTCAATTCAAAGAGCTTGAAGGCCTCTATCAAAAATACAAAGACCAAGGTTTAGAGATTGTAGGGTTCCCCTCGAATGATTTCAGACAGGAATATAAATCTGAAGAGCAGACCGCGAGTGTATGCTATATCAACTACGGTGTAAGCTTTACGATGGTATCTACAAGCTCTGTAAAAGGTGAAAGCAAGAATAGTTTTTACCAAAAACTGACAGATAGAACAGGCAAAGAGCCCGGATGGAACTTTAGTAAGTTTTTGATCAGCAAAGATCGAAAAAACATTGAGTACTTCCGCTCAGCAACCGAGCCCATGGACAGCCCTCTTGAAGCATTAGTAGCTCAGTATGTTGGCCGCGACTAAATCACACCCGCATCCAAACTCGCGGCCATTGTTAACCCCAACTCTTCGCACTGGGATATAAAGTCTTCACTAAAGTCACCTCGGCAGACCAGTGGCTCCTGCACCCAGCGCCACTTTAAGCCGGTGAGAATGGTTTCAAGGGCTCGTTTGGTACCGGTGCCATCTTGCCCTGCGCGAATGTAGGCTGCTGCGGGCAGACCTTGTTTCTTTTCAAGCACTGCATAGTAAGTACGATCAAAGAAGTCTTTAAGCGCGCCACTCATGTAAGCCAGGTTTTCAGTTGTGCCCAGTATGATGGCGTCTGCGGCTAATACGTCTTCAGCATTCGCATTTAAGGGAGGTATATATGTAACCTCAACATTTTCGATATCTTCGTGTTGAGCACCTTTTAACACCGCATCCACCATGCGCTGAGTATTAATGGAAGGAGCATGAGCCACGACTAGAAGCTTTTTTTTGACAGACATGGTCTACCTCCACATTATTAGTTGGTTGCATAATCTACTTATTGACATCGTAGCCCTTGTCGGTAGGATGTTCCAGCAACGATTTAACACTGGCGAGTTATTCGTCTTGAGTTTACTCACAAAACCTTACAGGTATTGATAACCGATGAAAAAATTCTGGGTCATTATGACCATTCTATTTGCATTTACCCTGACCACTTCGCACGTAGAAGCTAAAAAGTTTGGTGGTGGCAAATCTTTTGGTAAATCATTTCTTACCTCACCATCAAAATCTAAAACCGCACCGAGCTCAAATAACTCCAAACAGCAGGCAGCTCCCAACACACCTGCTAAAGGCGGCATGATGAAAGGCATGTTAGGAGGGCTACTGGCAGGTGGACTTATCGCAGCATTAATTGGTGGCGGCGCATTTGAGGGTATTCAAATTATGGATATTATCTTAATCGCACTGGTGGCATTTATTGCTATTCGCCTATTTAAAGGCATGGCGCAGGCCAAAATGGCAGCGGCACAACCCGCCTATGCAGGCAACCAAACACGCCAAAATGCTGGCTCAGACATGTTCGGTTCTAGCACCTCAAACAACCAACACGGTGATGCGACATTTAGCGAAGAGAAGCCTGCGGGCTTTACCAATGAAGAGTCTGTACCATTTAACCTGCCAGCTGATTTCGATATTAATAACTTCTTATCAGGTGCTCGTGACCACTACCGCACAATTCAGAAAGCCTGGAACGAAAATAATATTGAGATGATTAAAGAGTACGTTAACGAAGAGCTTTTTGCTCACCTTAAACAGGAGCGTGCCTCTTTATCGGGCGAACAACATACTGAAGTAATGTTTGTAGATGCTGAACTCGTTCGTGCAGACCAACAGTTTGGTATTGCAGAGTTGAGCATTAAGTTTAGCGGTCGCTACCGTGATACGGTTGAGAACGTTGAAGAGGATATTACCGATGTATGGCATCTTGAGCGCGATACGACACAAGACAATGCGCCTTGGTTGATCGTAGGGATTGAAGCTTAATCTGTATTACGTTTGACAGGTGTAAAAACCAACTAAACGACAAAACTAGGCGGCGGTACTGCTAAAACGCCGCCTATTTAACATTTATCACACGACCTTCCTTATTTCGTTTACTAACTTCATTTATAAAGGCTCAACTAAAACGAGTCTCATCTCGCGGCCTTTAAATATCTCTCCTATTGCTTTTCTAACATCCAAAATATTGTCGCTTTTGATGCGAAAACGAAATTTAGTCCCTTTCTCAGTAAATGCATTCACTCTAAACATAACACTCTCCTAATTATCGTTGGGTCGATCTTTTTTCTGTTTACGATAAAGAGTGTATGAATTGAAACGACACATTCTGTCGCTGAAATATATTTAATTAATTATTTTTTGATAATTCTAATAAATCGGGGCTAAGAGCTCCTCCTCAATGCCCCTGCAAGTACGATGACCCTGCAAGAACGGCCTTGCAGGGTCAAAAGATCAACATGGAAGCGGCACTGTGCCGCGATTTTAGATATCCAATGAGGGTCAGCTCAACCTCAATCAATGCACCCTCAGTGCAATTTCAATCGAGGGTGTAACGCTTTATTAATTTTATCGCTTAACCAAATCAATGAGGTGCGAAAGACACCATGAAGTGCCACTTGGTGCATTCGATATAGCGAGATATAAAATAAGCGTGCGATACGCCCTTCTACCATCAAATTTTTGCCGGTTAGGTTCCCCATTAAATTGCCAACTGCTGTATACCGACTAAAAGATATAAGCGAACCTCTATCTTGATACACATAGGGTAACGCCTGCTTGTTATTTAACCTTAACTTGATCGATTTGGCTAAAGTAGAGGCTTGCTGATGAGCAGCTTGAGCTCTTGGCGGTACAGGGCGATCTTGACCCGGCTGAGGGCAGCTCGCGCAATCACCAAAGGCGAAGATATTTTTGTCGTAGGTGGTTTGCAGATCTTGCCTAACCACCAGTTGATTAATACGGTTAGTTTCAAGGCCATCAAGCTGAGTTAAAAACTCAGGGGCTTTAATACCTGCTGCCCAGACTTTAATAGTAGCCGATAAGCGCTCACCATCTGCAAATTCAATATCGGTTTCTGAGATATTGGTGACCCGCTGACCCGACATGACATTAATATTAAGTTGCTTCAGTTCACGGGTAGCCGCATTCGATAAATGCTCAGGCAAAGCGGGTAGAATGCGGTCAGCCGCTTCAATAACGCTAATATGTACATCTTTTTCTTTGAGGTGACTCAAGCCATAAACCGGCAGCTCTTGTGATGCCAAGTGCAGTTCGGCAGCTAGTTCAACGCCTGTTGCGCCCGCACCTATAATGGCGATATCAAGCGAGTGCTTCTGCTTTTTTTCTGCATCATACTCAGCCTTGAGATAGCTATTCAGTAAATGTCGGTGAAACTTACGAGCCTGTTCCAGGCTATCTAGAAAAATACAGTTCTCTGCGGCACCCGGAGTACCGAAGTCATTAGCGGTGCTGCCCACCGCAATCACTAACGTGTCATACTTGATACTACGCGCTTCAACAACAATGGTGCCAGTATCATCAAGAAGCGGCTCAACAATGACCTGCTTCGTTTCTCGATCAAGGCCTTGCATACGCCCTAACTGAAACTCAAATCCGTGTCGTTTGGCATGAACACGGTAATTCACCTCATTCGAACTTGAGTCCATGGAGCCCGCTGCCACCTCGTGCAGAAGCGGCTTCCACACATGGGTTAGACATGCATCAATCAACGTGATCCTTGCCTTTTGCTTACGCCCAATACTATTGCCTAAAGAAGTTGCCAGCTCCAAACCACCAGCGCCCCCTCCAACAATGACTACATGGTGCAATGCAGATCGGTTGCTCATATTATGCCCTTCTCTTTTAAATGATAAATGCACAGCCCGCCCTCTGCATTTATCACTTCTAACCAATATAAGCTCATTTAGCCTTTTTAGGCGACGAGCTTAAAAAAAGGGCGCAGTAAACCAAAAAATTGACACAGAATCTAGTCATTACAGGACAGCGGGTTAAATCAGATACTGAATCTAGCAACTTAGGGAAGAGTGCATAGACAACAGCTCTAGCAAATATGGCGTGACGCTAAACCGCTAGTATTGAAGGCTCGCTTCTGCCATAAAAGCGGCATCATCACGAACCTTGGCAACCTCATGCCATATCTGTAACCGTTTATCTTCAGATAGGTTTGAGTTTTTGGCAATCGCCAAGTAATAAGACTTGGACATAAATGGGGTTTTACTGACCTTTAATTTACCTTGATAAGCGTCTTGCTCAATGAGCACCTTAACGACTCCAGGGGTCATGACGGCAGAACCCTTACCGACACGCAGAAGCTTTTTAATATTGTTTTCATCGCCCGGTGCATTATCGTCAACCTCAACCCCTTGTTTTCTAAGGTCATCAGCCACTGAATAGCCTCTGGGCGTTCTAACAGGTGTTGGGATAGAGGTAATGTCACCATTAAACTCATATTCGCTCTCAACAGGCGTCACTACTACATACTCAACCTGCATCACACGGAAAGATGAGCTTTGACTGTCAGCGGCATCAGAAGGGTAATAAAGAAACTCAGCTCGCTCATGTTTAAATGAAGCAGTCGCTACAGCATCGACGCTACCGTGCGCAGCATTGGCCAGACAACGCTTCCACGGCAATGGTTTAAACTCAAATTGATAGCCCAAATTGCTTAACGCTTTAGCAATAATATCAATATGTAACCCTGCAGACCGCCCATCTTTTACAAATGTAAAGGGGTACCAAAAGTTGCTATCTGAGCAGATCGTAATTTTATCGTTCGCAGCTACACCACTACTTAAAACAACGGTTAGTAGAAGTGCAAAAATTCTCTGCATTAGTGAGCACCTCAATGCGGGGCAGATATAGTCATAGGGATTAAATATTAGACTAGCTCAATGGCAGATATAGTAAAGCAATACCCCCCTTAACAGCCCAGAATAACATCCGGGTTCAGGCTTCAACTATACACTGCTTTGACAAAGCTCTAGCCATTTATCAACCCCCGCACTACGGAACTTATCTTTATGCATAATAAAATAGAATTGACGCTGGAAGTTTCTATGGGGAACCTCAAGCCGGATAAGACTACCTCTTTTAAACGCATCTTCGAGGGTAATGCTCGACAAACAACCAATACCAAGCCCTGCTTCTACCGCCCTTTTGATCGCCTCGGTATGCTGTAACTCTAACGAAATATTCAATTCGGGCAACAGTCCATGCATAGCCCAATCGAATGCCTGCCGAGTACCTGACCCAGACTCTCGCATTATCCAGGCAGCAGATAGTAAATCGTCATCATTCAACGAGCTTTTTTTTGCCAGCGGATGTGAAGGTGCACAAAACACACATAACTCATCATCCCGCCATGGTATGACATCTAACTCAGGCCGATGCAACTCCCCCTCTACAAGGCCAATATCCAGCTCAAAATTAGAGATTTTATTAGCAATGGTCGTAGTATTGGCAACCTGCAACGAAACTTCAGCCTCAGGATGAAGGCGCATAAATTCAGCCATGATGTTCACTGCCAAGTAGTTACCGATTGACAGGGTAGCCCCTACTTTTAATGCGCCAATATCTTTATGTTGCCTAAACGCATCTTCCAAGTCATGAGCACGCTCAATCAATGCTTCAGCTTTAGGTCTCAGCAGTCGCCCTAGCTCATTTAACTGCAAACGTTTACCGATACGGTCAAACAGCTGAATATCAAACTGCTTCTCAAGCCCCTTCAATGCTTCGCTTGCAGCAGATTGAGAGAGTGAAATACTTTCTGCCGCTTGAGTAATGTTTTCAAAATGGGCAGTGGCCAAAAATACCTCAAGCTGACGAAGTGTGTATCTCATTGGAGCTCCAGTCTTACACTCATAATATTATTCTTTATATCGGCCATTCCGATTAATTTAATTTATAAAACCTGTTTCACAGATAGGTTACCTCGAGCGTATAGTGGTTGCAATTATAAACATCGGTATATGTTCGACCCGTACATAAGGGCGACCACTAATCTGGGAAATCAAAATGGCTGGATTCGTAAAAGAAAAAGTAACAAGTGTTCATCACTGGAATGACACCCTATTTAGCTTTAAAACAAGCAGAGATCCGGGTTTTCGTTTTAAAAACGGCCACTTTATTATGATTGGCCTAGAGCAAGAAGGTCGCCCATTGATGCGAGCATATAGCATTGCTAGTGCCAACTATGAAGAAGAGCTAGAGTTCTTCAGCATTAAAGTACAAGACGGCCCACTAACCTCTAAGCTGCAAAAGATTCAGGTCGGTGATGAAATATTGATGAGCCGAAAGCCGACTGGAACACTGCTAATAGATCACCTTATTCCGGGCCGAAACCTCTATCTCATTAGCACAGGCACAGGATTAGCGCCTTTTATGAGCATTATCAAAGACCCTGAAACCTATGAGATGTTTGACAATGTAATCTTAACCCACGGCACAAGGGAAGTATCTGAACTGGCTTACCAGGACCTTATTCAGTCAGAACTACCCAACCATGAATATTTCGGTGATCTGGTTCGAGATAAGTTGATTTACTACCCAACCGTGACAAGAGAACCTTACGTTAACCAAGGGCGCATCACCGAGCTGTTAGATAGCGGTAAATTGGCAGACGATATCGGTTTACCACCCATTAACTTAGACGATGATCGTTTTATGATTTGTGGCAGCCCAAGTATGCTTAAAGATACATGCTCAATTCTCGATGCCAAAGGCTTTAAAGAAGCAAGACATGGTGATCTTGGGCACTATGTGATTGAACGGGCATTTGTTGAGAGCTAGGGACTAAGCCTGATTCCGCTCAACTGAATCAAGGCTACAGGGGCAGTCAGATTTTAGTTTCAGGCACCCTTTCTGAATTTAGAAGGGGTGGTTCCGGACCAACGCTGAAATGCATGATTAAAACTGGCAGCTTCTTGATAACCTAAACGGTTGGCAACATCTTCGATCGGCAGATTAGTCGTCTGCAGTAGCTGTTTCGCTTTATCAAATCGCACGCCATCCAATATTTTCTGGTAAGAGGTCTCTTCACTCTTCAACTGCCTTCTTAAGGTACGTTCAGACACACCAAAGGCTTCTGCCACCTCTACGATTGACGGTAACTCATAGCTAAATAGAGCTAGATGTTTACGAACTTTGTCTGGAAGATGGTCGATTGATTCGGTGCGTTTCGCAATAATTTGATCGCATTGAGCACGATAATAATCATAAGCAGTTTGATTCGCATTCGGGAACGGAATACTCAAGTCAGTATTTTTAATCGCTAACCGACAGTATGGCTGCCCAAACTTAACATCACATTCAAACATATCTTCATAAGGCTTTATGTCATCAGGTTTAGGGTATGAGAACCAAACTTCAGACAGGCTGACGTCTTGCTCGATATTCATCAAAATATCTTTGATTAAACGATATGTGCCTGAGACATCTCGATCGATAAGAATTCTATTCAACGCCTTAGGTAGGGTAGCAGGTTGCAGGCAAAGTGCGGTTGATTCGTTGCCTAGGTCAAGTCTCACTTCACCATAAGAGTAACCAATACTCTGATAACGTACTCCGGCTTTACAGGCTTCATAGGCATTCTTGCAAGACATCAGCAGCATGGAAAATGGGCCATACCCTGCCAACCCAAAGCGAATACCCATTTCGATACCAATATGGGCAGGAGTCACATCTTCAAAAAGCTCACTTAATATTTGAAGCTCCAGCGACCTCTCAATTTCTGCAAAAGGGTCAAGTTTTTCTAGTTTGATACCGTGACGCTTAAGTATCGGTTGAACCTGATAACCAAGCGACTGCAGGCCGTTGACGGTATACGTCAGGCCGAGTATCGAACGAGTGGTCATTTTATTTTTGTTTTGCATATTGGCCGAAATTATCAAATTTGACATCAACTTTACCATATCTTTCCACTCAATATCGCAACTATACTGATTAAAAAGTGACACTTAACAAGCAAAATAAAAAAGTTATTGCGGCTGAAACTAGCCTGCAAGAAGTCAACTGGAGAGAATACGATGGCCTCACGCACTCAAAGTAATAATAAAGCCCAGTCCAACAAGACTGCCTCAAAAACTGAAGAGTATGATGTTGTTATTCTAGGCTCTGGCTTTGCGGGCCTATGCATGGCCATTAAACTCAAAGAGGCAGGCATTACATCGTTTATTATCTTAGAAAAAGCGAATGAGGTTGGTGGCACATGGCGAGAAAACACTTACCCCGGCTGTGCATGTGATGTGCAATCACACCTATACTCATACTCCTTTGAGGGCAACCCTGATTGGTCTAAGTCTTACGCTGGTTGGCAGGAGATTCAGGATTACATTCTGCACTGCACTGATAAATACAAACTACGCTCCTCTATTCGCTTTAATAGTGAGATAAATGAGGCATCGTTTGATGAAGCCAGTGCCCAATGGAACATTCACACAAAAAATGGCGCACACTAT
This genomic window from Alkalimarinus sediminis contains:
- a CDS encoding glutathione peroxidase; translated protein: MHVSKHATTLITSLALLVLTLFSSVANASCDPLLEFETNKLHSQKSVNFCEQFNDKVLLVVNTASHCGYTPQFKELEGLYQKYKDQGLEIVGFPSNDFRQEYKSEEQTASVCYINYGVSFTMVSTSSVKGESKNSFYQKLTDRTGKEPGWNFSKFLISKDRKNIEYFRSATEPMDSPLEALVAQYVGRD
- a CDS encoding flavodoxin family protein is translated as MSVKKKLLVVAHAPSINTQRMVDAVLKGAQHEDIENVEVTYIPPLNANAEDVLAADAIILGTTENLAYMSGALKDFFDRTYYAVLEKKQGLPAAAYIRAGQDGTGTKRALETILTGLKWRWVQEPLVCRGDFSEDFISQCEELGLTMAASLDAGVI
- a CDS encoding Tim44 domain-containing protein; amino-acid sequence: MKKFWVIMTILFAFTLTTSHVEAKKFGGGKSFGKSFLTSPSKSKTAPSSNNSKQQAAPNTPAKGGMMKGMLGGLLAGGLIAALIGGGAFEGIQIMDIILIALVAFIAIRLFKGMAQAKMAAAQPAYAGNQTRQNAGSDMFGSSTSNNQHGDATFSEEKPAGFTNEESVPFNLPADFDINNFLSGARDHYRTIQKAWNENNIEMIKEYVNEELFAHLKQERASLSGEQHTEVMFVDAELVRADQQFGIAELSIKFSGRYRDTVENVEEDITDVWHLERDTTQDNAPWLIVGIEA
- a CDS encoding NAD(P)/FAD-dependent oxidoreductase, with the protein product MSNRSALHHVVIVGGGAGGLELATSLGNSIGRKQKARITLIDACLTHVWKPLLHEVAAGSMDSSSNEVNYRVHAKRHGFEFQLGRMQGLDRETKQVIVEPLLDDTGTIVVEARSIKYDTLVIAVGSTANDFGTPGAAENCIFLDSLEQARKFHRHLLNSYLKAEYDAEKKQKHSLDIAIIGAGATGVELAAELHLASQELPVYGLSHLKEKDVHISVIEAADRILPALPEHLSNAATRELKQLNINVMSGQRVTNISETDIEFADGERLSATIKVWAAGIKAPEFLTQLDGLETNRINQLVVRQDLQTTYDKNIFAFGDCASCPQPGQDRPVPPRAQAAHQQASTLAKSIKLRLNNKQALPYVYQDRGSLISFSRYTAVGNLMGNLTGKNLMVEGRIARLFYISLYRMHQVALHGVFRTSLIWLSDKINKALHPRLKLH
- a CDS encoding substrate-binding periplasmic protein, yielding MQRIFALLLTVVLSSGVAANDKITICSDSNFWYPFTFVKDGRSAGLHIDIIAKALSNLGYQFEFKPLPWKRCLANAAHGSVDAVATASFKHERAEFLYYPSDAADSQSSSFRVMQVEYVVVTPVESEYEFNGDITSIPTPVRTPRGYSVADDLRKQGVEVDDNAPGDENNIKKLLRVGKGSAVMTPGVVKVLIEQDAYQGKLKVSKTPFMSKSYYLAIAKNSNLSEDKRLQIWHEVAKVRDDAAFMAEASLQY
- a CDS encoding LysR family transcriptional regulator — its product is MRYTLRQLEVFLATAHFENITQAAESISLSQSAASEALKGLEKQFDIQLFDRIGKRLQLNELGRLLRPKAEALIERAHDLEDAFRQHKDIGALKVGATLSIGNYLAVNIMAEFMRLHPEAEVSLQVANTTTIANKISNFELDIGLVEGELHRPELDVIPWRDDELCVFCAPSHPLAKKSSLNDDDLLSAAWIMRESGSGTRQAFDWAMHGLLPELNISLELQHTEAIKRAVEAGLGIGCLSSITLEDAFKRGSLIRLEVPHRNFQRQFYFIMHKDKFRSAGVDKWLELCQSSV
- a CDS encoding ferredoxin--NADP reductase — protein: MAGFVKEKVTSVHHWNDTLFSFKTSRDPGFRFKNGHFIMIGLEQEGRPLMRAYSIASANYEEELEFFSIKVQDGPLTSKLQKIQVGDEILMSRKPTGTLLIDHLIPGRNLYLISTGTGLAPFMSIIKDPETYEMFDNVILTHGTREVSELAYQDLIQSELPNHEYFGDLVRDKLIYYPTVTREPYVNQGRITELLDSGKLADDIGLPPINLDDDRFMICGSPSMLKDTCSILDAKGFKEARHGDLGHYVIERAFVES
- a CDS encoding AraC family transcriptional regulator yields the protein MSNLIISANMQNKNKMTTRSILGLTYTVNGLQSLGYQVQPILKRHGIKLEKLDPFAEIERSLELQILSELFEDVTPAHIGIEMGIRFGLAGYGPFSMLLMSCKNAYEACKAGVRYQSIGYSYGEVRLDLGNESTALCLQPATLPKALNRILIDRDVSGTYRLIKDILMNIEQDVSLSEVWFSYPKPDDIKPYEDMFECDVKFGQPYCRLAIKNTDLSIPFPNANQTAYDYYRAQCDQIIAKRTESIDHLPDKVRKHLALFSYELPSIVEVAEAFGVSERTLRRQLKSEETSYQKILDGVRFDKAKQLLQTTNLPIEDVANRLGYQEAASFNHAFQRWSGTTPSKFRKGA